The following nucleotide sequence is from bacterium.
GTTAACAGTGATTATCCCAAATCCCTTCGTATCGACTTGGAAAAAGAGGGTGATATCACAGCTAAAGATATAATAAGCGATTCTGATATAGAGGTTCTCAATAAAAATCACCATATCGCTACATTGACTGAAAAAACGAAATTCGTAGCTGATCTTGAAATGGGTGTAGGAAAAGGTTTTAGAACGGCGGAGGAAAATAAAAACGATTCCGTTCCGGTTGGGACTATCTTTATTGACAGCATTTTTACACCTGTTCTCAAGGTGGAATATTATGTCGAGCCTGCGCGTGTAGGTCAAAAAACAGATTACGATAGACTCATATTCGAGCTTACAACCGATGGTTCAATATGGCCTGAAGAAGCACTTGCTATGAGTGCGAAGCTTCTCATAGATCATTTCGACCTATTCCTCTCTCCAGATACCGATCTAGACAGGATAGAGGAAGAAGAAATAGATGAAGAAATGATGAAGATACGAGAATTGCTCAAGATGCCCGTTGATGAGTTGGAGCTTTCGGTCCGCTCATCAAATTGTCTTCGAGCAGCGAAAATTAAGAGCCTTGAAGAATTAGTGCAAAAATCTGAGTCTGAGATGTTACAATACCGTAATTTTGGACGTAAATCTCTCGCCGAAATAAATGAAGTTCTTGCTAAGCTTGGGCTTTCTTTCGGAATGGATGTCAGTAAATATTTGGATAAAAAGGAAGGTTAGCCATGAGGCATAACGTAAAAGGAAGAAAACTTAATCGAAACTCTTCTCATCGAAATGCAATGATGAGAAACATGGCTACAAACCTATTACGGCATGGAAGCATAAGAACTACTCTTGCGAAAGCAAAAGAAACTAGGCCATATGTCGAGAAGCTAATTACTCGGGCGCTCGGAGGTAAACTTGCAGATAAAAGAGCTATTATCGAGATATTAAACGATAGGCAAGTAGCACACCATCTAATTAACGATATTGCACCGAATTTTAAAGACAGAAATGGTGGATATCTTAGAATTGTGAAAATCGGACCGCGTCAAGGTGATGGTGCTGAAATGGCTTTACTGGAGCTAGTTGGTGAAGAGGAAGAGAAGCGCAAGAAGAGATCAAGCGCTAAAAAAGACAAAAAACAAGCTGTAAAAACAGAAAGTAAAGCCCCTGAAGGTGATAAAGATAAGGGAGAAATTCCCGATCACGAGGAAAAATCCCATGCCCGCGACGAGCAAGTGAAAGAACACCTCGTTTCCGGTTCAAAAGCGGAAGGCACAATTAAATCGAGTAAGCCGGCAAAACCTAAGCAGGCTGTTGTTGATAGAAGTCAGTCGCAGCACAAAACACCGCCACCTTCTGGTCAGGAGCGTTAGTTTGGCTCAAATCGGCCAAGGCAGAATGGGGACATTATTAATACTAGTAATGTCCCTTCTTGTTTTGATGACCGTACTTGCATACTACTATTACATGTTGAATACAAAGAGGATGAAAGCAAGTGATAGTGAAGCTATATATGCCCCTGGAGAAAAACCTAATATTCCATCTACAGCTATAGATCGCGAAAATACACGCACTGCGGGGAAGAAAAGATCATCCAATAATTCAGAATCTTTATTACCTGCCATAATAAGAATTAGAAAATCGTTAGCCAAATTTAACCCGGGCGGTTACGAAACGCACAAATTTAAAAATGTATTTGATCGACTTGAAAAAGCAGCTATTTATAACGAAGTCAATGATGAAGAGCTTGGAGTATTTTCAGTTAGTCTAAAAATATCGTTAGATGACGGCACCATAAATGCATCTGAGATGGATAATTTACTTGAAATATTGGAATCTGCGATAATAGATTCGGAAGGGGATTGATGGATAAAATTGATATTGGTGTGATTGGAACGGGCCATCTTGGAAGGTTTCACACGAAGATACTCTCTGGTTTACCTTCAGCGAATTTGGTTGGGATATACGATATTGACAGAAACCGCGCAAGATCTGTTGCCGAAGAGTTTTCTACGAATGAAATATTTGACTTAGATGAACTATTCGCTAAATGTTCTGCTGTTGTAATAGCATCGACGACATCGACACACAAAGACTTAGCCGTTAAAGCAGTAAAAGGGGATTGTCATGTATTGGTTGAAAAACCTATAGCCGACACCTCTATTGATGGCCGGATTATGGTTGATACAGCCGAAAAAGCTGGTAAAACCTTGATGGTTGGACATGTCGAACACTTCAATCCTGCATTTGAGGCTGCGCGAATGTTAATCGATAATCCTATGTTTGTAGAGTCGCACAGATTGACTATTTTCCGCGGACGAGGTGCTGATGTGTCTGTTGTTCACGACCTTTTAATACACGATCTCGAGCTTCTTTTGGCAGTCCTCGATCTTGAACCGACTAAACTTTCAGCTTCAGGAAGCTCTATTCTCACCAAATCTCCAGACATTGCTAATGTTAGACTGGAATTCCCAAATGGTTGTGTAGCTAATCTCACGGCAAGCAGGATTTCACTTAAAAATATGCGTAAGATGAGGTTTTTTCAGAAGGGCGCATACATTGGTGTGGATTTTGGTGGGAAGGTTGAAGTTGCAACGCTTAACAACGAAGGACCTCAACCCTCGAAGAATGCTGAAAGATTCGATTTACCCGGTGGGGAGACTATTTTGCGTTGGAATGCCGAGGTTAAAGTTGGCAACGCCCTTCAGATTGAATTGGATCATTTTATCGAGTGTATTAAAAATAATAAAGAGCCGCTTGTTTCCGGCAGAAGAGGCCTTCAGAGCCTCGAGTTGGCGGATAGGATAATAGCAGAAATCGAGAGTTAATTGGCGGAGAATATCCTAATAGTCGCTGGCGAACCCTCGGGGGATAACATCGCAGGCCCGCTTGTCGAGTGTGTCAAAGAAATCAAGCCGAGAATAGAATTTTGGGGCTTCGGTGGGAAGGCCATGGCATTGAGGGGAGTGGAAATCCTTTGCGACGTCAGCGAGCTCGCATTTATGGGATTTGCAGAAGTCATAAGACATTTACCTTCATCTTATAGAAGACTTAATGAGCTTCAGAGGGAAGCTATCGAGCGTAAGCCAAAAGGGGCTATACTGATAGATTACCCCGGATTCAATTTGAAATTAGCGGAAAAGCTAGCTAAACAAGGAATACCGGTTGTTTTTTTCGTTTCCCCCCAAATCTGGGCTTGGAAATATAACAGAATTCATAAGATCAAGAAATATGTTTCCAAAATGATAACAATATTGCCCTTCGAAGCGGAAATATATAGAAAAGAAGGGATTCCGGTAAATTATGTCGGCCATCCATTTGTTGATATGATAAAACCGACAGTGAAATCAATCGAATTTAAACAACGCTACGGAATCGACGGTAAACTCCTCCTTCTTCTACCCGGAAGCAGAGCTCAGGAGGTATCTAGATTGATAGGGCCTATGTTGGGCGCTTATCAAATACTTTCTCGGGAGAATACAAGTTTAAAAGCTATTGTTGCTCGTTCGTCAAATGTTGATATAAAGCTTTACGATTCTGCTATTGCTCGCGAAGGAGTTACTGTAGCTACAGATATTGCAATGGATGCTATGTTTTCCGCTGATTCGGCAATTTCGTGCTCTGGAAGTGCCACACTTCAATGTATGTGCGCGAAACTTCCCCATGTAATTACTTACAAGACCAATTATTTATCCGCAAGTATCTATAGAAGTGTTGTTAAAACTGATTATATTGGTTTAACAAACCTTGTGGCTGGTTATTCGGTTGTTCCGGAAGTTTTGCTTGGAGATACAACCCCAGCAAATCTCGCTGCAGCTGTGAGACCATGGATATTCGATGGTGAAGCAAATAGTTCGAAAAGACAGGAACTCGAGTCTATTAGAGCAAAACTAGGTGAAACTGGCGTTTTTTCTCGTGCGGCCAAGGAAATTGTTTCAACTCTTTTCTCCGAATAATAATTCTCTTGATTTTTTCCTAAAAACAGTATATATAATTCTTGGCAGTATAAAATCTATCGCTAAAAATGGTTTAGGTGTTTTGTTTTTGTGTTAGTGGGAGGTGCCTATTCAAAAAAAGAGGTTAATACTTCTTTTATATTTTGCTTTGCTAATTCTGGGCTATTTTTACCCTTCAGAATTGTGGCCTTTCTCCAACCTATTTTTTATTCCTTTAACCGCTCAAATAGTAATTTGGATATTGCTCATATCTATCTATCTATTATCTGCTGAAGAGTTTTTCATTAAGTGCTTTAATTTGTTTGCGTCTAGGTTATTCCAGCATACGGGGAAGATAAAAGTTATAATGATTATCTTTACTGGTATTGCAGTAACTTATATTTTTAGAAGCTCGAATTTTATTTGGGGAGATTCGCACATGATGGCGGCTTGTATTTCTAGATTCCCCGGAACAGAGGCTATTCTATGGCATCACTATGGTACAGCGGGATTATATAGGGTGTTATATTTGGCTGCAAATTGGCTATTCAAACCATGTGGTTTAGGACAAACCGAAATTTTCCATATTTGTTTAAATTTAATCCATAGTGCGTGTGGAGGTTTTTTTGCTTTAATAGCTTTTAAACTTTCAATTTTAAAGGGCAATGAACCGTTTCAAAAGGCAATTATTTTCATTACGATATTGTCTTCTGGTGTTTTTCTAACATTTACCCATCAGGAGTTTTATGCTCCATCGTTAGTTTTTGCTATTTGGGCATTTTATTTAATTCTTAAAAACGAGAGTAACGGAAAAAGTCGTATATATATAATTCCGCTTATTTTTGCTATCATTCTCAATCCTTTATATATCTACATTG
It contains:
- a CDS encoding DNA-directed RNA polymerase subunit alpha; amino-acid sequence: MKWKSMQMPKDVVLEPSTATQTFGRFFFEPLEKGYGVTIGNALRRVVIHSMQGAAITSVKIDGVQHEFSSIAGVLEDMTEIIINIKGIRFKVNSDYPKSLRIDLEKEGDITAKDIISDSDIEVLNKNHHIATLTEKTKFVADLEMGVGKGFRTAEENKNDSVPVGTIFIDSIFTPVLKVEYYVEPARVGQKTDYDRLIFELTTDGSIWPEEALAMSAKLLIDHFDLFLSPDTDLDRIEEEEIDEEMMKIRELLKMPVDELELSVRSSNCLRAAKIKSLEELVQKSESEMLQYRNFGRKSLAEINEVLAKLGLSFGMDVSKYLDKKEG
- the rplQ gene encoding 50S ribosomal protein L17, which gives rise to MRHNVKGRKLNRNSSHRNAMMRNMATNLLRHGSIRTTLAKAKETRPYVEKLITRALGGKLADKRAIIEILNDRQVAHHLINDIAPNFKDRNGGYLRIVKIGPRQGDGAEMALLELVGEEEEKRKKRSSAKKDKKQAVKTESKAPEGDKDKGEIPDHEEKSHARDEQVKEHLVSGSKAEGTIKSSKPAKPKQAVVDRSQSQHKTPPPSGQER
- a CDS encoding Gfo/Idh/MocA family oxidoreductase is translated as MDKIDIGVIGTGHLGRFHTKILSGLPSANLVGIYDIDRNRARSVAEEFSTNEIFDLDELFAKCSAVVIASTTSTHKDLAVKAVKGDCHVLVEKPIADTSIDGRIMVDTAEKAGKTLMVGHVEHFNPAFEAARMLIDNPMFVESHRLTIFRGRGADVSVVHDLLIHDLELLLAVLDLEPTKLSASGSSILTKSPDIANVRLEFPNGCVANLTASRISLKNMRKMRFFQKGAYIGVDFGGKVEVATLNNEGPQPSKNAERFDLPGGETILRWNAEVKVGNALQIELDHFIECIKNNKEPLVSGRRGLQSLELADRIIAEIES
- the lpxB gene encoding lipid-A-disaccharide synthase — its product is MAENILIVAGEPSGDNIAGPLVECVKEIKPRIEFWGFGGKAMALRGVEILCDVSELAFMGFAEVIRHLPSSYRRLNELQREAIERKPKGAILIDYPGFNLKLAEKLAKQGIPVVFFVSPQIWAWKYNRIHKIKKYVSKMITILPFEAEIYRKEGIPVNYVGHPFVDMIKPTVKSIEFKQRYGIDGKLLLLLPGSRAQEVSRLIGPMLGAYQILSRENTSLKAIVARSSNVDIKLYDSAIAREGVTVATDIAMDAMFSADSAISCSGSATLQCMCAKLPHVITYKTNYLSASIYRSVVKTDYIGLTNLVAGYSVVPEVLLGDTTPANLAAAVRPWIFDGEANSSKRQELESIRAKLGETGVFSRAAKEIVSTLFSE